In Treponema vincentii, a single window of DNA contains:
- the fliJ gene encoding flagellar export protein FliJ, whose amino-acid sequence MKKFQFSLQKLLDIRTFREKEAETNLGRAVAAREAIVLRLTEIAQEEIKTRRSLGVSLKTPAELTLHENYLERLRIDREKQEKALVEAELVIEKMRKIYIKAHQKRLIVTKLRERKEVEWKAEGLKQQDAILDDIVNAREYRKSQNLYS is encoded by the coding sequence ATGAAGAAATTTCAGTTTTCGCTTCAAAAGCTCTTGGATATCCGAACCTTCCGCGAAAAAGAAGCGGAAACCAACCTCGGACGTGCCGTTGCCGCCCGCGAAGCGATTGTGTTGCGCCTTACCGAAATCGCACAGGAAGAAATAAAAACTCGTCGATCGCTCGGGGTAAGCCTTAAAACCCCTGCTGAGCTCACCTTGCACGAAAACTACTTGGAACGGCTCCGTATCGACCGCGAAAAGCAAGAAAAAGCATTGGTAGAGGCGGAACTCGTCATCGAAAAAATGCGGAAAATCTATATCAAAGCACATCAGAAGCGGCTCATCGTAACGAAGCTGCGGGAGCGGAAAGAAGTCGAATGGAAAGCTGAGGGGCTGAAACAGCAAGATGCAATCCTCGACGACATCGTCAATGCCCGCGAATATAGAAAAAGTCAAAACTTATACTCTTAG
- a CDS encoding acyl-CoA dehydrogenase family protein: MYNFELTDYQKEIRRRAETFAQKELLPGVIERDKTETYDMSIVKKLGEAGLIGLQFDPKYGGHGNDYLAFLIVVEELCKVDSAFGISYAISSTFTTGIDSFGNEEQKMHCMPRLFAGDAIGCFALTEPDAGSDAGSAKTQAIRDGDNFILNGKKHYITNSAVADYCMLIANTDLSKGSKGLTAFLVDMKNTPGISIGHIESKCGIRSAKVAEINIENAVIPASRMIGTEGKGFRYALSALNAGRLGVAAQGLGIAQSSFDICKDYMKERMQFGKPIYKNQYLAFKMAELQTEIDMCRLLLYKGAWEQQQGMDFSISACKAKLACSNLAMKVTTECIQNMGGAGYMRENHVERMFRDAKITQVYEGTNEIQRLIISGAIFG, translated from the coding sequence ATGTATAATTTTGAACTGACAGACTACCAGAAAGAGATTCGGCGGCGTGCCGAAACATTTGCGCAGAAGGAACTGCTTCCCGGTGTGATCGAGCGAGATAAAACGGAAACGTACGATATGAGTATTGTAAAAAAACTGGGGGAGGCAGGGCTGATCGGCCTGCAATTCGATCCAAAGTATGGGGGTCACGGTAACGATTACCTTGCGTTTCTAATCGTGGTAGAAGAATTGTGTAAGGTGGATTCGGCCTTCGGCATTTCCTATGCAATCTCATCTACTTTTACAACGGGCATCGACTCCTTCGGCAACGAAGAACAAAAGATGCATTGTATGCCGCGTCTCTTTGCCGGAGATGCAATCGGCTGCTTTGCACTGACGGAGCCGGACGCAGGTTCCGATGCGGGTTCTGCTAAAACGCAAGCGATTCGTGATGGAGATAACTTTATTTTGAACGGCAAAAAGCACTATATTACCAATAGTGCCGTTGCCGACTACTGTATGCTGATTGCAAACACAGATCTTTCTAAGGGCTCAAAGGGTTTGACTGCCTTCCTAGTAGACATGAAGAATACGCCAGGTATTAGCATCGGACATATTGAAAGTAAGTGTGGTATCCGTTCGGCCAAGGTTGCGGAGATCAACATTGAAAACGCAGTGATTCCTGCAAGCCGCATGATCGGCACGGAGGGGAAGGGATTCCGCTATGCACTAAGCGCGCTCAATGCCGGCAGGCTCGGTGTAGCAGCGCAGGGGCTAGGCATTGCGCAGAGCTCCTTTGATATCTGCAAAGATTACATGAAGGAGCGCATGCAGTTTGGTAAACCAATCTATAAGAACCAGTATCTGGCTTTTAAGATGGCCGAACTGCAAACGGAGATCGATATGTGTCGTCTTTTGCTTTATAAGGGAGCATGGGAACAGCAGCAGGGAATGGATTTCTCCATATCGGCCTGTAAAGCAAAGCTTGCCTGCTCAAATCTGGCCATGAAGGTCACCACGGAGTGTATCCAAAATATGGGCGGGGCCGGATATATGCGCGAAAATCATGTAGAACGAATGTTCCGCGATGCGAAGATAACCCAGGTCTACGAAGGAACGAATGAGATACAAAGGCTGATCATCAGCGGCGCTATCTTTGGCTGA
- the fliF gene encoding flagellar basal-body MS-ring/collar protein FliF has translation MNEWFKKTVTQIKTLWSKWTPIQKGILAAVVVAAIVIIVLLTSWSAKPSLVPLIDTPVTDATVRERIILRLNEENVKATVSQSGVISVNDEQTARRMRAILLREDLIPQNTDPWALFDVERWTRTDFERNIDKRRAITEEIRKHIKALDDIDDVNVVINPAQTETVLKGEEVPATASVILYPKPGSDISTNRKKIEGIQKLLKYAVSDLKDENISIADNNGNILNDFGGMKDFDRLSIIEKQQKIISQLEMKYEAKILNLLKQTYGIDRVRDLSIKIDMDMSEKTAETVEFLPFQLKPDNPETPYDESEVRASVTRSSETATTTYQGTGFNPEGPAGVEGQTAPSYRDTSNLTGLSTQSIVKTNEEIGSRRTSEIVSPEMGRRTVSVNIDGQWRKKKDANGNLIIKDGQIEREYIPISDEELQKATQAVQNAIGYNALRNDSVSVLNIQFDRMAEFEKEDEAYFRAVQRRWILLISLAGLAFLLLVFIIYRIVSREIERRKRLREEELLRQHQLEREKALWEAEQAGMEVSMSVEEMKRRELLENVINNAREHPEDVALLLRTWLMEE, from the coding sequence ATGAACGAATGGTTTAAAAAGACAGTAACGCAAATCAAAACACTGTGGAGTAAGTGGACGCCTATTCAAAAAGGGATATTGGCAGCTGTCGTCGTTGCAGCGATTGTCATTATCGTCTTGCTTACTTCATGGTCGGCTAAACCATCGCTCGTACCGCTCATCGATACTCCGGTAACGGATGCAACGGTGAGGGAACGCATTATTCTCAGGCTCAACGAAGAGAATGTAAAAGCAACCGTTTCGCAATCGGGTGTTATTTCAGTAAACGACGAGCAAACCGCCCGCCGGATGCGTGCCATTCTCTTGCGTGAAGACCTTATTCCGCAAAATACCGACCCGTGGGCACTGTTCGATGTAGAGCGCTGGACACGGACGGACTTTGAACGCAATATCGATAAGCGGCGCGCCATCACCGAAGAAATCCGCAAACACATTAAAGCATTGGATGACATCGATGATGTAAATGTTGTTATCAACCCTGCTCAAACAGAAACCGTTCTGAAAGGTGAAGAAGTGCCTGCGACTGCCAGCGTTATACTGTATCCTAAGCCGGGCAGCGACATCAGCACAAACCGCAAAAAAATTGAAGGCATTCAAAAGCTGCTTAAATATGCCGTTTCGGACTTAAAAGATGAGAATATTTCCATAGCCGATAACAACGGGAATATCCTCAACGATTTTGGCGGCATGAAAGACTTTGATCGCTTATCCATTATAGAGAAGCAGCAGAAGATTATCTCACAACTGGAAATGAAGTATGAGGCAAAAATACTCAATCTCTTAAAGCAGACGTATGGAATCGATCGTGTCAGGGACCTCAGCATTAAAATCGATATGGATATGTCGGAAAAGACCGCAGAAACGGTAGAATTCCTGCCCTTCCAGCTGAAACCGGACAATCCTGAAACCCCATACGATGAATCCGAGGTTCGCGCTTCGGTAACCCGCTCTTCGGAAACGGCAACAACAACCTATCAGGGGACAGGCTTTAATCCCGAAGGCCCCGCCGGTGTGGAAGGACAAACAGCTCCTTCATATCGGGATACCAGCAATTTAACAGGTTTGTCTACGCAGTCGATTGTAAAGACAAATGAAGAAATCGGTAGTCGGAGAACATCCGAGATTGTCAGTCCTGAAATGGGACGCCGTACCGTATCGGTCAATATCGACGGGCAATGGCGTAAAAAGAAAGATGCAAACGGCAATCTCATCATTAAAGACGGACAGATTGAGCGTGAGTATATCCCAATTTCAGATGAAGAATTGCAGAAAGCGACACAAGCGGTACAAAACGCAATCGGATACAATGCACTCCGGAACGATTCGGTAAGCGTCCTCAATATTCAATTCGACCGCATGGCAGAATTTGAAAAAGAAGATGAAGCTTATTTTAGAGCCGTTCAACGGCGATGGATATTGCTGATCAGCCTAGCAGGCTTGGCATTCCTGTTACTCGTCTTTATTATCTACCGTATTGTCAGCCGCGAAATTGAACGTAGAAAGCGGCTCCGTGAAGAAGAGCTTTTGCGGCAGCATCAGCTTGAACGCGAAAAAGCACTGTGGGAGGCTGAACAGGCCGGTATGGAAGTTTCAATGTCCGTAGAAGAGATGAAACGGCGCGAACTGTTGGAAAATGTGATAAACAATGCGCGTGAGCATCCTGAAGATGTTGCATTGCTGCTACGCACATGGTTGATGGAGGAATAG
- the hslU gene encoding ATP-dependent protease ATPase subunit HslU: protein MTINLDELTPPHIVAELDKYIIGQTKAKKAVAVALRNRTRRLKLSEEIREEIAPKNILMIGPTGVGKTEIARRLAKLSGAPFLKVEATKYTEVGYVGRDVESMIRDLMAVGYSMVKSEMQETLKAQAEKNTEEILLDLLLPGSNKKKRNRKESPKPLLIAGSEHDAEDENSREIRVEVNSTEDDNQAEDDMHETREKFRKMLRDGKFEDKMVEVSVQQSGMPSFEIFAGGSSMEDLESAMSNISSMLMGAGKNKRKTTSVKEARMIIMNDQLDKLVDHDKIVEEAKERVEQMGIIFIDEIDKVASKSERSSGIDVSREGVQRDILPIVEGSKVNTKFGVVDTRHILFIAAGAFSISKPSDLIPEFQGRFPLRVELESLHAEDFKRILLEPKNALTKQYKALLETEGLTIIFKDEAIDRMSNLAAEVNSTMENIGARRLHTIMEMLLEDISFNASDMNEKTIEIDRAYVDERLKDIVQDQDLSRYIL, encoded by the coding sequence ATGACAATCAACTTGGATGAACTCACCCCTCCGCACATTGTGGCGGAGCTTGACAAATATATTATCGGGCAGACAAAGGCAAAGAAGGCCGTCGCCGTCGCCCTGCGGAATAGGACACGGCGGCTCAAATTGAGCGAAGAAATCCGCGAAGAAATAGCGCCTAAGAATATTCTGATGATCGGGCCGACCGGTGTGGGTAAAACCGAAATTGCCCGACGCCTTGCAAAACTTTCAGGAGCGCCGTTCCTTAAAGTAGAGGCGACAAAGTACACCGAAGTCGGCTATGTCGGCCGCGACGTTGAATCGATGATCCGTGACCTGATGGCTGTCGGCTATTCTATGGTAAAAAGCGAGATGCAAGAAACGCTGAAAGCACAGGCGGAAAAAAACACGGAGGAAATTCTCCTCGACCTTTTACTGCCGGGCTCCAACAAAAAGAAGCGAAACCGGAAAGAAAGCCCTAAGCCGCTTTTAATCGCCGGATCGGAACATGATGCAGAGGATGAAAACAGCAGGGAAATTCGAGTGGAAGTCAATTCGACAGAAGACGACAATCAAGCTGAAGACGATATGCACGAAACAAGGGAAAAGTTCCGCAAGATGCTGCGAGACGGCAAATTTGAAGATAAAATGGTAGAAGTTTCCGTACAGCAGTCCGGTATGCCGAGTTTTGAAATCTTTGCCGGCGGTTCCAGCATGGAAGACCTCGAAAGCGCGATGTCGAATATCAGCAGTATGCTGATGGGCGCCGGTAAGAACAAGCGTAAAACGACCAGCGTAAAAGAAGCCCGTATGATCATTATGAACGATCAGCTCGATAAGCTCGTCGATCACGACAAGATTGTAGAAGAAGCAAAAGAGCGAGTTGAACAGATGGGCATCATTTTTATCGACGAAATCGATAAAGTTGCTTCCAAAAGCGAGCGGAGCAGCGGCATCGACGTATCCCGTGAAGGCGTACAGCGCGACATCCTTCCAATCGTAGAAGGCTCCAAAGTCAACACGAAGTTCGGCGTCGTCGATACCCGTCACATCCTGTTCATCGCGGCGGGGGCTTTCAGCATTTCAAAACCGAGCGACCTTATTCCCGAATTTCAGGGACGCTTCCCGCTGCGGGTGGAACTGGAATCACTCCATGCGGAAGACTTTAAGCGGATTCTGCTTGAACCTAAGAACGCATTAACCAAACAGTACAAAGCGCTGCTCGAAACCGAAGGGCTGACCATCATCTTTAAGGATGAAGCAATCGACCGCATGAGCAATCTCGCAGCGGAAGTCAACTCGACAATGGAAAACATCGGTGCCCGCCGCCTCCACACGATTATGGAAATGTTGCTGGAGGATATTTCGTTTAACGCAAGCGATATGAACGAAAAAACCATCGAAATAGACCGCGCATACGTCGACGAACGGTTGAAGGACATCGTACAGGATCAAGATTTATCCCGTTATATCCTGTAA
- the flgC gene encoding flagellar basal body rod protein FlgC, with protein MGIFSSINIAATGMSAERLRTDVISDNIANASTTSSQEGGYFRRSRVVLAQKNDGIDWRLPFVSSDMDRGVGTGVRVTGIEKDNSEPRLSYEPDHPHAILSGPKAGYVEYPNVNIVTEMVDLISASRSYEANAAVVQGSKEMFQRALEIGR; from the coding sequence ATGGGTATCTTCAGCAGTATAAACATAGCGGCGACCGGCATGAGCGCCGAACGGTTACGGACGGATGTTATTTCCGATAATATCGCCAATGCTTCCACTACCAGTTCACAGGAAGGCGGCTATTTCCGCCGCAGCCGCGTCGTTCTTGCGCAGAAAAACGACGGCATCGATTGGCGGCTTCCCTTTGTTTCTTCCGATATGGATAGAGGTGTCGGAACGGGGGTTCGTGTAACCGGTATCGAAAAAGATAACTCCGAACCGCGGCTTTCCTATGAACCCGACCATCCCCATGCAATACTTTCTGGGCCGAAAGCGGGTTACGTGGAATATCCGAATGTGAATATCGTAACGGAAATGGTTGACCTGATCTCCGCCTCCCGCTCGTATGAAGCGAATGCGGCAGTTGTTCAGGGTTCAAAAGAAATGTTTCAGCGTGCGCTCGAGATTGGACGCTAG
- the fliH gene encoding flagellar assembly protein FliH, with product MAKNIFHDFEVKKLSGDMVLTLEKTFEPETTTEVVEAVPVPEGPTLEDLKNEAEEFKRQWEIEKEQLIADAHREADEIIENAKKTAFEEAKRQMDVSQIDAQKARDQAQELVSEAEKKAADIVDKAEQTEAATQKKAFTEGFDAGREAGFKEGKVEVTRLIERLHTMIERTMDKREEILAQTEQQIVDLVLLMTRKIVKVISENQRNVVTSNIIHALRKVKGRADVIIRVNLADVGLTSEHTKDFLAAAENIKNITVVEDLSVDAGGCIIETDFGSVDARIASQLHELEQRILEISPIRTRAASSDGSSNRK from the coding sequence GTGGCTAAAAATATTTTTCACGATTTTGAAGTTAAAAAACTCAGCGGAGACATGGTACTCACCTTAGAGAAAACCTTTGAACCGGAAACTACTACCGAGGTGGTAGAAGCCGTTCCGGTTCCCGAGGGGCCGACACTTGAAGATCTCAAAAACGAAGCGGAAGAATTTAAACGTCAGTGGGAAATTGAAAAAGAGCAGCTCATAGCCGACGCTCACCGCGAAGCCGATGAAATTATCGAAAACGCAAAGAAAACCGCTTTTGAAGAAGCAAAGCGACAGATGGACGTGTCTCAGATTGATGCGCAAAAAGCTCGCGATCAAGCACAAGAACTCGTCAGCGAAGCGGAAAAAAAAGCCGCAGACATTGTCGACAAGGCCGAACAAACCGAAGCGGCTACGCAGAAAAAAGCTTTTACCGAAGGTTTCGATGCCGGACGGGAAGCGGGATTCAAAGAAGGAAAAGTCGAAGTAACCCGTTTGATAGAACGTCTCCATACGATGATCGAACGTACGATGGATAAACGCGAGGAGATTTTAGCGCAGACGGAACAGCAGATTGTTGACCTCGTGCTGTTGATGACCCGCAAGATTGTAAAAGTAATCTCAGAAAATCAGCGGAATGTCGTAACATCGAATATTATCCATGCGCTGCGCAAGGTAAAGGGACGCGCCGATGTCATTATACGGGTAAACCTCGCCGATGTCGGTTTAACGAGCGAGCATACCAAGGATTTCTTGGCAGCGGCAGAGAATATCAAAAACATCACCGTTGTGGAAGACCTATCGGTCGATGCGGGCGGCTGTATTATCGAAACCGACTTCGGTTCGGTAGATGCACGTATCGCCTCCCAGCTGCATGAACTTGAACAACGCATCCTCGAAATATCTCCGATACGGACGCGGGCGGCTTCCTCCGACGGATCTTCAAATCGAAAGTAG
- the fliG gene encoding flagellar motor switch protein FliG, with protein MAVSPAKGKTNAANSKKQKDIKSLNGRQKAAIFLVAVGEEISAKIMEQMREDEIEKLVFEIARTETVESELKEAVLQEFQELMAAQNFITTGGIDYARGLLEKSLGSQKAIEVINRLTSSLQVRPFDFIRRTDPAHLLNFIQQEHPQTIALILAYLEPQKASVILQNLPDEIQSDVARRIATMDRTSPDVLREVERVLEKKLSTLSSEDYTAAGGVESIVEILNLVDRSSEKSIIESLEDQDPDLAEEIKKRMFVFEDIVMLDDRSIQKVLREVNSEELAKALKIVDTEVQDKIFRNMSKRAASMLKEEMEYMGPTRLKDVEEAQQKIVSIIRHLEDNGDIVIARSDEDEMIV; from the coding sequence ATGGCAGTATCACCCGCAAAAGGAAAAACGAATGCAGCAAACAGTAAAAAGCAGAAAGATATAAAATCACTGAACGGACGTCAAAAAGCGGCAATTTTCTTGGTTGCAGTCGGAGAGGAAATCTCGGCTAAAATCATGGAACAGATGCGCGAGGACGAAATCGAAAAACTCGTGTTCGAAATCGCTCGTACCGAAACGGTTGAATCCGAGCTGAAAGAAGCGGTATTACAAGAGTTCCAAGAGCTCATGGCAGCTCAAAACTTCATTACGACCGGCGGTATCGACTATGCGCGCGGATTATTGGAGAAATCTTTAGGGAGCCAAAAGGCAATTGAGGTCATCAATAGGCTCACCAGCTCGCTACAAGTACGTCCCTTCGACTTTATCCGGCGTACCGATCCGGCGCATCTTTTAAACTTTATCCAGCAGGAACATCCGCAAACCATTGCGCTGATCCTTGCGTATCTGGAACCGCAGAAAGCATCAGTCATTTTGCAAAACCTGCCCGATGAAATTCAGAGCGACGTAGCCCGCCGTATCGCAACGATGGATAGAACCTCGCCCGATGTTTTGCGCGAGGTTGAACGGGTACTCGAAAAGAAGCTTTCTACCCTCTCCAGCGAAGATTATACGGCAGCGGGCGGTGTCGAAAGCATCGTTGAAATCCTCAACCTTGTCGACCGGTCTTCCGAAAAGTCGATTATCGAATCGCTTGAAGATCAAGACCCCGACCTGGCGGAAGAGATCAAGAAGCGAATGTTCGTGTTCGAAGATATTGTTATGCTCGACGACCGTTCCATTCAGAAGGTGCTGCGTGAGGTTAACAGTGAAGAGCTTGCAAAAGCGCTTAAGATTGTCGATACCGAAGTACAGGATAAGATATTCAGAAATATGTCCAAACGTGCGGCAAGCATGTTAAAAGAAGAAATGGAATACATGGGGCCGACTCGTTTGAAGGACGTCGAAGAAGCGCAGCAGAAGATTGTTTCGATTATCCGGCACTTGGAGGACAACGGCGATATTGTTATTGCACGTTCCGACGAAGACGAGATGATTGTCTAA
- the flgB gene encoding flagellar basal body rod protein FlgB, with the protein MHINSFQKTVDLLHRALDVNALRYTVSANNLANSEIPDFKRTSVNFETELKHALDSEKRAAGQFQLAVTDPRHIKSDGVIDYRSVSPRRVLDYMTTAKANGNNVDAEEEAMNILKIQMQYQLLSQMTGFQYSQVQSVLK; encoded by the coding sequence ATGCACATAAACAGTTTTCAAAAGACAGTTGATCTTTTACACCGTGCGCTTGATGTAAACGCCCTTCGCTATACCGTGTCGGCAAATAACCTTGCAAACTCGGAGATACCGGATTTCAAGCGGACATCGGTCAATTTTGAAACGGAGTTAAAACATGCGCTCGATTCCGAAAAACGGGCTGCAGGTCAGTTTCAGTTAGCGGTAACCGATCCCCGTCATATTAAGTCGGACGGCGTTATCGACTATCGTTCGGTTTCTCCGCGGCGTGTATTGGATTACATGACAACGGCAAAGGCGAACGGCAACAACGTAGATGCTGAAGAAGAAGCGATGAATATCCTCAAGATTCAGATGCAGTATCAACTGTTGAGTCAGATGACCGGTTTTCAGTACAGCCAAGTACAGTCGGTATTGAAATAA
- the hslV gene encoding ATP-dependent protease subunit HslV: protein MGNTKVRSTTVIAVRRNGKVAMAGDGQVTMGQTVMKGNARKVCKIYDGKVMTGFAGATADAFTLLEKFEGRLKEYGGDITRAAVELAKEWRTNKMLKNLEALLLVADAKTILLISGNGDVIEPQEDVLAIGSGGNYAYAAALALLRNTDLSAREIAEKSLNIAGQICVYTNENVHIEEI from the coding sequence ATGGGAAACACGAAGGTGCGGAGTACAACCGTTATTGCCGTCAGACGCAACGGAAAGGTTGCGATGGCAGGTGACGGGCAGGTTACGATGGGGCAAACGGTGATGAAAGGCAATGCCCGCAAGGTCTGCAAGATTTACGACGGCAAAGTGATGACCGGTTTTGCCGGTGCAACGGCAGATGCCTTTACACTGCTCGAAAAGTTTGAAGGGCGGCTCAAGGAATACGGAGGCGACATTACCCGCGCTGCGGTTGAACTTGCCAAAGAGTGGCGCACCAATAAAATGCTGAAAAATCTTGAAGCGCTGCTGTTGGTTGCGGATGCAAAGACTATTTTGCTGATTTCCGGAAACGGAGATGTCATTGAACCGCAGGAAGATGTACTCGCTATCGGATCGGGCGGCAATTATGCGTATGCCGCAGCACTCGCCTTACTCCGCAACACGGACTTATCAGCCCGCGAAATTGCTGAAAAGAGCTTAAATATCGCCGGACAGATTTGCGTATACACCAACGAAAACGTACATATAGAAGAAATTTGA
- the fliI gene encoding flagellar protein export ATPase FliI — MTSPFDKYLDAVSETEPIKRTGVVSRVQGLLIESRGPQASVGELCRINLKDNTESIIAEVIGLNGSTVQLMAYEDIQGVEIGCDVIASGTMLSVPVGSVLLGRVVDSLGRAADGKQEPYSPLHYPILASPPDPLERRPIKERIVTGIRAIDALLAVGRGQRIGIFAGSGIGKSTLMGMIARNTSADVNVIALIGERGREVNDFLEHDLEPEGLKHSVVVTATSDTSPLARIRGAYTATAIAEYFRDQGKDVMLLFDSVTRFAKAQREISLAIGEPPATRGYTPSVFEVLPKLLERSGTSSKGSITGFYTVLVDGDDMDEPISDAVRGILDGHIVLNRKLAQRGHYPAIDVLGSISRLANRVAGECSKKAAQYMRKLMAVYADAEDMIQVGAYQKGSNPAIDEAIAHHDKIETFLQQEVNDPAPIEKTLEQLSAITHIDIPNEESFQAGAGAAKKYLMPSEAADLYKAEIEKPPEDYAEE; from the coding sequence ATGACGTCGCCTTTTGATAAATACCTTGACGCAGTTTCCGAAACGGAACCCATTAAGCGCACCGGTGTTGTTAGCCGGGTGCAAGGGCTCCTTATCGAAAGTCGCGGCCCGCAAGCCTCCGTCGGGGAATTATGCAGAATCAATCTGAAAGATAACACAGAGAGTATCATCGCCGAGGTTATCGGTTTAAACGGTTCAACCGTACAGTTGATGGCCTACGAAGATATACAGGGAGTGGAAATCGGCTGTGATGTTATCGCGAGCGGAACGATGCTTTCCGTACCAGTCGGTTCGGTACTGCTCGGCCGTGTCGTTGATTCACTCGGAAGGGCGGCGGACGGCAAACAGGAACCCTACTCTCCCCTTCACTACCCTATCCTTGCTTCGCCACCTGACCCACTGGAACGGCGTCCCATTAAAGAACGAATCGTAACCGGTATCCGCGCCATCGACGCGCTCCTTGCCGTCGGCAGAGGGCAGCGTATTGGTATCTTTGCCGGTTCTGGTATCGGTAAATCAACCTTGATGGGCATGATTGCGCGAAACACGAGCGCCGACGTCAACGTCATTGCGCTTATCGGCGAACGCGGCCGCGAGGTAAACGATTTCTTGGAACACGACCTCGAGCCGGAAGGTTTAAAGCATTCGGTTGTAGTAACCGCTACATCGGATACCAGCCCGCTCGCCCGTATCCGCGGCGCATATACGGCAACGGCAATCGCCGAGTATTTCCGTGACCAAGGAAAGGATGTGATGCTCCTTTTCGATTCGGTTACCCGCTTTGCCAAGGCGCAGCGCGAAATCAGCCTCGCAATTGGGGAACCGCCGGCAACCCGCGGCTACACTCCGAGCGTTTTTGAGGTGCTGCCTAAACTGCTCGAGCGGAGCGGAACTTCCTCAAAAGGTTCGATTACCGGGTTTTATACCGTACTCGTTGACGGCGACGACATGGACGAGCCTATTTCCGATGCGGTACGCGGTATTTTGGACGGGCACATTGTGCTTAACCGGAAACTTGCACAGCGCGGGCACTACCCTGCCATCGACGTACTCGGCAGTATTTCCCGTTTGGCAAACCGCGTCGCAGGGGAATGCAGTAAAAAAGCAGCACAGTATATGCGTAAATTGATGGCAGTCTATGCCGATGCCGAAGATATGATTCAAGTCGGAGCGTATCAAAAAGGCAGCAATCCCGCCATCGACGAGGCGATCGCACACCATGATAAAATCGAAACTTTTTTACAGCAAGAGGTAAACGATCCTGCACCCATCGAAAAAACGCTGGAACAACTCAGCGCCATTACCCACATCGACATACCAAATGAAGAAAGCTTCCAAGCGGGGGCAGGTGCGGCAAAAAAATACCTGATGCCGTCGGAAGCCGCCGACCTGTACAAAGCCGAAATTGAAAAGCCGCCTGAAGATTACGCGGAAGAATAA
- the fliE gene encoding flagellar hook-basal body complex protein FliE, giving the protein MTITNTATLYKIPAIMKNPAITPIAVDNFRSRMVSDTDLVDTAVNKKAMSFEQTLLKAFDEVNAKQQRTAELGQQMIVDPESVDVHDITIAMAEAGMSLKIAQTLIDRVVKSWNDITITR; this is encoded by the coding sequence ATGACTATTACCAATACGGCAACCTTGTATAAGATTCCGGCTATTATGAAAAATCCGGCAATAACGCCGATCGCCGTCGATAACTTCCGCAGCCGCATGGTTTCGGATACGGATTTAGTTGACACGGCAGTAAATAAAAAAGCCATGAGTTTTGAGCAAACCCTGCTCAAGGCCTTTGACGAAGTAAATGCAAAACAGCAGCGGACTGCGGAACTCGGACAACAAATGATTGTCGATCCGGAATCCGTAGATGTACACGATATTACCATCGCAATGGCGGAAGCCGGCATGTCGCTGAAAATTGCACAGACGCTGATCGACCGCGTCGTAAAAAGTTGGAATGATATTACCATAACCAGATAA
- a CDS encoding electron transfer flavoprotein subunit alpha/FixB family protein — MADRSSSTVIPTVQSAGLTVFHPSLAGNPHTAAVVLAAGRGLKTTACFEKMLTLADALQGQVVGTRGAVDMGWIPASREVGLSGLRLAPRIYFALGVSGANFHTIGMYRSKLIVAVNIEENARIFYMADYCICAEAETVLDGLLAALPGRTFQGTDKIETFLLTQLQAYPFRYNPVRKNE, encoded by the coding sequence TTGGCTGATCGTAGTAGTAGTACGGTAATACCAACCGTACAAAGCGCAGGGCTGACGGTTTTTCACCCCAGCCTTGCGGGAAATCCGCATACAGCCGCCGTTGTGCTGGCTGCCGGCAGGGGGCTGAAAACCACCGCCTGTTTTGAAAAAATGCTTACTCTGGCAGACGCTTTGCAGGGACAGGTGGTGGGCACCAGAGGGGCGGTGGATATGGGCTGGATTCCCGCCTCTAGGGAGGTCGGGCTCAGCGGCCTCCGCCTTGCGCCGCGGATCTATTTTGCGCTTGGTGTTTCGGGAGCCAATTTCCACACAATCGGAATGTATCGCTCTAAGCTGATCGTTGCCGTGAACATTGAGGAGAATGCCCGGATTTTTTATATGGCGGATTACTGTATTTGTGCAGAGGCGGAAACGGTTTTAGATGGACTATTGGCAGCTTTGCCCGGTAGGACGTTTCAAGGGACGGACAAGATCGAAACCTTTCTCTTGACGCAGCTGCAAGCCTACCCGTTCCGGTATAATCCAGTGCGTAAAAACGAATGA